In Danaus plexippus chromosome 8, MEX_DaPlex, whole genome shotgun sequence, the sequence gaattttaatattaatgtactttcatattttaaaataagccttagtcatataaaaaattaaattaaagattggatatatctttattagaAAAGGAGAAAGCCTAATATTTTCTGTTCCCCAGGCAGCTATTAAAAGTAACGTGAGTGCCTCAAGAGTTTGttattagatatattataacatagaGTAGGGACTGAAATAATTGCCCCGCAGAGATAGTTTTAGACTTTTTTCCCTGTTACGTTCAGCTGGCGATTAGAAGTGtacaagaatatatataagtatacattacaaataataataatgtaatatttcaaattcctcataattctttaaataaataataaactgatTTATACCAAAAACATAGAATTatccttaatataattaactagtTTCAATAatccaaatttttttcaattgtctacggtaaaatatttttaaagacctattttatgtatatatataagaaaatttattaacagcggattaattttgaaaaggttgatgaagtttaaaaaaaaatatacataaataaaccaGAAAACTAAACTTTCAAATGTACTACCCTACTGAGTTTCAGGTTGGGGAGTTctataaaacacaataaacaaaaagatcgcaatttaagtaaataataaaagtgccAAATAGCCCTAAAAGGATTAACGTTTTTCTTACTTTGAAAACCTGTTATGTTTACGCAGTGATGATGGTAACGGCATATAttgtggtggcctggaggttaaaggcccgcctctcataagTGAGGGCTAGGGGCCGAAaactggcaagtaccaatgtgatcttttctgagtcatatgtactttctaaaaatatttagacaccactgacagacggagaaagaaaacatcgtgaggaaatctggtcttataatttcaaactataagattgaaatcgccaatccgccttgcgcaagcgtggtgattaatgctctaaccttctccatgttagaaaaggcctttgctcagccgTGGGCTCCGATAAGCTGATAATCATAGTGGTGGTGGTAATGGTAACGGTTGTTGGCTTTTTTCTGCCGTTTTTCTGGCGGAAATATACCAGTGGCAAGCGTAAACCTTGTTCGGGATCAGCTTGAAGGTTTACGGCACTTCGAGTGGGGGCTGTAGATTCGAATATTGAGTCACCGTTTAACTCAGCCAAAGTTCAGATTGAAGAGCATGGTTGCAATTTGTGCGCTTTACCACCCTCAATACGTGTCTGTAATATTCCGGCTAATCCAGATTTTCTATAGACATGGTAGTTTCAGGAGGTATCTATTCTATACGTCTAGCAGAAGATCCATGGTTTCGTGTCACCATTACACTTGCTCGGATGACATTTGACCAATAATTGACGGAGTATCCAGCGTAGTCATAAGCGTGTTGCCaatttcacattaaatttGGAGTACACCTATCCAGGAAAATTGGCCTGACATCTCCAGGTGTACCTAGGAAAAATGATCTCTTAATACAGATTTAGGGCTTACTAGTAAACACATGTCAGAAATATTTCCGTTTTTGTgactttaaataagaaatattaaaataaaatacagagacaaaacctctcatcattcatgtattcaccgtgcgggtgccgggtccatcgcgttgcagggagaggagccaCAACAGTGCCtgagacttgcgacccaggtgtaggtttaaggggcccctatctaacgcgcgttaaacgctcacctccactgtcaaagctcctctctctacctaaccaaatatcaaacgaacctgctagggctgcctttgacgtacgttccaagaatgaactgatgttagttcttggcaggcctaagtcttttagcaggttgtagagagatttggttgatatacctctcgctcctacttctaccgcgtacaaatttacaacgaacatattcttagtgagttcgttagtgagctcgtaatacttgttgaccttgatggcatggtctttggggatgttggtttcccaaggaaccgtgagctctattagtacaacgcgctttaTAATtcgtgaatataaaaatatgtccggtctagacgccgacgcacaaatatcctctgggatcttATATTGCTCCTCATACGTGTCCATGATTAatgtccaatccgaagccgctttaataatagagtaaggcttgacgtttgattttgtagccctagtgccttctctcacaaaacctattgatcgttggttcgtggttatttctttttgcgctcttgctACCGATAGACTAActgcttcacgtatgatttctaaaaccctatcgtgacgacgcgagtattgaccgctatctaggagtaccctacatcccaccagcaagtGCTTAACcgttccaactgcctccccgcaGATATAGCAAGAttttcggtacctttgccCGATATATACTttagtcatttaaatgaaaaaactcgcgaaaatcttagatctcattatattttagtcacttttaaatgataaattataattgtaatacattgttcaaataaaacacaatttaaggttataatcatttatatttatcaaaaaatttaaatttatagtttgaCTTGACTCTACGAGTTTTAATTCCAtagaacatattttgtaaattatgttCTATAAAATCGAGGTCGTGTGATGACGGTAACTAGTCCAAGAGATGATTTGGTTGTGACAAAACAATGTCATAGTGTGTTCTGATTTACAGCAGATTACaatcttaatttctttttacgaCAGTCATGGCGTGCCAGCATGCCTTACAACCTCTACAGACCCCCTCAATAGGATTTATCTTCAGATAAAGCTGCAGTGTGATACACGGCTGTTCTTTTTTTGCTCTCTTTTAGAGATTGCTTTATCGAAAATCTATCTTCAAGCTTTTAACTTCTTTTTTGCCTGACTgttcttgatatatttttatagctgCCGATATCTCTAAATCATTTTAGTGCCAATTGAAATGCGCATTTCAAAAACTTCACTTTTCgagctattatttttttatccgtACAATAAACGTCAGTCTTATGAAATACGAGACCATTATTTGCTTATATTATTGCAAGAACAAAAATACCCTaaagtaaaaacataaaattacaaagCTAGATTATCTTAATGATCTGTACACCTGTAACTCATAAATTCTATGGGTAGGTTTTTTTATGCTagtgaatgaataaaatattgtgagcgtttaatatttttgcagtAAGCATACTGACTAGAGTTGTAAATGCACTTTACAGTACATTATAATCGCTTCAATGTATGAcctgtttttattgaatactatCATTGGTActctattcaatataaaataaaactgtgtaaatataaacaaatgtcgctaaaaattaactatacaATCTTCTTTCCTTCAGCagaatcataaaaatttaaaagatattgaaTTTCATACCGAAGAACataattaactaaatttaactgttatcaatttataaaaattatattaataagaataatcaATGAAATCAAAAGAGGTCTTatgtttagaaatttaatttaagtacaaTAACGTAGCTAATGtcttaaacaaacatttgaaaacaaaattagtataataaaacaaatatttttataaagttattagttttaaatggaactgatttaattatattaaattattattaatttcttaaattaaagagGCGTAACGGcgtattaaaaagtaaagtcTATGGTTTTCATTAGCATTGAATACCGGATATTTTTTCGTTAACATACAATTTAGGCGGTACCAATTACGTGGGCTTTtcgtcaattttattataataaagtcaaTCAACTAAATAATGCGTAAAAATCTGGTATTTTGACGAGTGTCAGCGTAAATATAGTGTTCTTCATTCCGACTCAATCACAATATGTAAATGAAGAGATTTTCAGGCGTGTATTAAATTCACTAACGAATAAACGTCATTCTACAGAAATAAAACACGCagcaatttttgttttaaagtaattatgtGATTTCATCAACATTAAAATGTCTTGTTTTATAACAggagtaattttaataaaaaatttagtaaCTGTTAATCGggaaaacttttaaatcaatttaataattattatttaaatccttATAGTGTACgtcagttataaaatataacataaaggtaaagggaaattattttataaccttCTTTTATGATACCTTCTTGACTGTTGcttgaagttaaaatatttcctgtaCATGAACAGGaaacatttacatatgtaGGTTTGTATAAACGAAGCCAGCAGGATTTAGTAAAACTAGgacttatcaaataattacttttagttgacaaaaatataactgaaataaaactgatttttCAGTTACATTGAAATTCCATCcacgttatattttattattttcattaaagatataaaacttataacaacAGCTGCATGTCTCATCGAAATAGATATATAGGCttggtataaatttttacacgAATCACATATTTTCCGTCTTTAAGACGTCAAgacaaaatatcaaaactaagTTGAAGAGGTTAACAAAACTAACGTACCATGGTGATTTTTgtcaaaaatcttaatttaattgtgtttATCAGATCTGAAGAACACTGGAAGCCGTATCAGAAGAACATACTGTCTTAACTTGGGCCTAATTGTTTTCCATTTATATGTGACCATATAcggaaataaacatttaaagtgtttaattagtatttgtaaaataatattcagtgaCGTTACCGTTGatatgcaatatatttttctacattcTTTTAATGGTATGAGATAGTGTTTGCAAGAATGCAAGCATCATATTAAGCCTATTTTTTACCTAACCTGCGTTGAGACTAGCTGgtacaaaataatagaaaacaatttatactaggtattgaaaaaaaaaaatctggttCTACACTGGTATTTATGgtcattaataaacataattcttAATGGGGTTTTAAAATAgacaaagattttaaaacacCATAGTGAATAGCGATAGTAAGTTTACAACTACTCTTGACGAAGTGATGCACATCTTAGTATATTTTTGAGACCATCATACTACTACACTTGTTTTGCtaacatcatattatttttgatacgcctcaataaaaaaattctgtttcaaggtttcctttttaaaatattttctggaAATTATTTGTGTCTGTATCCTGTTTCATTATTGTGAGAGTTCAtttgcaaataatataaatacctaTTATCAATAATGTCTGTTTTATTGATACTGACaagaagattaataaaaaaggaatagTATTTTGAATTATGCTTAGTCTTGATCTTAGCGGTTTCGGAAACGATCAAATTTATTAGAGATTCTTAGTAAGCCTTTGTCTAAAAAAGTGATAGGAATTATATAGatgtatttgtattatgtCTGCTTTGATAGAAGTAACTTCTTCggtagaatatttaattgtgcttctgaaaaataaaaaaaatatatattttagatatccCTCggaattctatattttcaagtttatttaaatttttaatttaaatgtactgTACTGTGCTTTTTTCACATAATCACTGATGAAGTAGCATATAacgatgataataataataataatctattattaGTCTCTAATTATTGAAGCATACGATCAAGCAatggaacaaaaataaattgaatgtgtaatttacaattatattcgTATTTAATTGCTAAAAGTGCTAGCCATTAAATacgaatacaaaattattcatcTCTTTTTGAAAGAAATGGAATGGCACTgcctgtaaaattttaattcgttatttttttgaagtatTTGTTGTTACATACAAACGCCATTAAAAATAaggacatatatttttaccttttttattttggttataaacaaacttttaCTACACATCATATGGAATCaaatattagtaattaaaatacagtgctattaataaacatagaCAACTTACCAGGCCATTCAGTGTGGAATCAATCTCCTCGGGAGTATAGTCGGCCAAATGATTAATATCGTATGTTGTTAAGGGCGAGTCTCGATTACCTTTGTTGATGGTTACCAAACTTGCTAGAAAGGCGTTGTAGTGATTTGCTGTATCGATTTGATCTTTGTAATGTTTATCATAATCAGCCATAAATTTTTCGAATAATTTTGGAGCTTCATATACATCGTAAAAAGGTTTCGTAGCTATTGTAAAACCACACAGagtcaaaaaaattacgtaaccGGTTAACTGCATGTCTGGAGACTTTCACGAGGAAACCTTATCTcaccataaaataatttatccttTTAGTCTGGCtacttatagttttaattaattaagcaTTACATTGTACAGCGATTTcttgattattaaaatgtttttgattacAGTTAACATCCttctttctaatttaaaacaaagactCAATTAGGCTGGAACGCTAACGGTTTTACCGTTAGTTCAGTTGCATTATACTaccgaaaaatataaactcaaTAAATTGCTGTGCAACtatcataaatattctttcatataatacaaggcgttaaataaattttttgtgaaatGTACAGAAGGACTACTTTtggtattgtatttattttgtgaaataaatttgacaattaaaatataaatgtgattGTACTCAGGTATGATTTGTCTTCTGGTAATACAAATTCATATTCATTGGATTATTTGGAAAACGAAGTGACAATAAAAACCAGAGTCTAAAACTACTATGTAAGACAATACATGCGTCATATGTCCATCTAAAAATACTATCAAAACGGAGCAGCCACACTTGCAGTATCATATTATAGCactatatacatacttatgtATATGTCAATACAACAGCATCACTCCAGCGATGTTtggtaactttttaaataaatgtttctcTTATGTAACATGAAATAACAATAGgatataaaacatgtattttttttaaacccaaATATCAAGAAATGGAAATTTAAGACttgcatatatttaaatagcaaaagattcactattttttattgttacaccAGCTCAGTCAAATGGTTAATGATGCCCTTTGAGAACAGATATctccaattattattattattttcggtAGTTGTTAAAGACCATAagcaagttattaaaaataattttcatttagatgttttttaactttatttttatgtgattcCTTCAtagttctaataataaaaagtcagTTATAAAACCTATTGTAtcccaaagtattgtttgAACAGGAGACCATCGCTTCTGCTCATGAGACATTCAGTATGTTGTGTTTAACgtaatttgcaaaaaaaaaaataagtctacaaaaaaaatatataaatagaaagatTTCTTCCATTATTTGGTTTCGTGAACTCTTGAAGAACCGATATTGAATGAAGCACTGAAATCCTACATAGCCTGTATACAGTACTAGAACTATGAACAAAACAAACGGGCTATTCTtggaacaaaacaaatatttacccTTATGCATCTGtacttataatacatatatgaattatacatGTTTGGTAAGTGGTCTAAGTTACTGTGTAACTAACTGGTAAATAAAGTAGAACTTTCAGACGACTGTATTTTCAAGcgttttttacaaacaaaaacttgCATCGACAAAACAGTACTTTAGTGAATTTGCAAACTTAACAGCGAACAAGCAGAATTTTGATTCCATAAATTacgaactaaaaaataagtttaaaggtAGTTTGTTCGATTATTAAACACAacgacaaaatataaaaatataaacaatgagtaataattactattaagaaaaatatacacaaggtatttaaacaatgaatttcataattaatgtcAAGAAAATAGCATACAATAAACATAACGTTgacatttacttattaaaaaactattttcatcgcaaaatgaacaaaaaaccCGTTATCGGGAAATTTCCTTTGTATAaggaaaatattgaatttgagACTTAAAATAACCGTCAAATactagatttttaaatttggtttcAAATTGCGTTTTGACAATTTTCCGAACTTTTTATGAATGCCATTATGATAATGTCCATAACTGCCATGAGAAGTTCACAAGTTTTATCATTCTTTAATGTATACCATTAATTAACATAGTTTTTCAAAACCCTCTCTTACAAggctacatataaatatttgcaaaaataatgTTCGAATGGTCTCTTTTATAATACGATTTTTACTCAGAAAATGTTAGATTCTTTTCTGCTAACGGGTTTCTGAATACTGTACTACTGTACtgtaatgtaaagaaaatctGAAACCTAAAAGTACTGCGTTCTCTTTAAAGCTatgattaaacattattttaaaataatgatatatgtcacgcagtaaaattttgtattgtgaAATAGTAAAgttcttatattattgtataaaatcgTTTTCAATTGCCGTCCGACTTCCAACATAAATGCAGGGAAGCATTATGGAAAtatctattttgttttaaagacaaaataaaatatacagatataagAAAATTCCCAGTCAGGAATTACATTAAACCTTGAATGAGATTTAAAATAGAAGagcaaaatttttgtaacgtCAGAGTTCACAAAGTTCCTTtcactaattattttatacgaattaATTACTGTCTAATTCGTTAAAGTTGAGCACCTAAAATTCATCgctatattaatactattgtgtacaataataataaaagaaagttattattggtagaatttataagtttttgaaCATTATAGTCCCTTGAAAGGCTCGCATACATTAAAGGGTTTAAGAAAAGTTCAAAGCATacagaaatgtttttatgataattcaaaacattttatattactatatcaattttatGCTGTCCCTTAGATATATTTCTTGCAATTTTATTGACTATTTTAACTCATATAATACAATCTTCTTAAAATAGTATGTTCCGGACAACTACTTACTACACGTGGACTTAAAAACGAAAAATCGAATTAAAATTACGGACGTGTAACAAATTTTGACACGTGCAAAATGTAACCGGTCGGTCTGGAacgtaattaattagaaatggTCATATcagaatacaataaaaataatacaaataaatttcaaggcttaatataacattgaaaaGTAGCCAATTATgagaaaacaattaaaaaacttctAGTTTGaggaacaaattataattttacacaaaaaaattacagctaTAAAAACGTTTTGCACTCACTGGACtacttcttatatatatatacttacattcAGTCATCACACAAGATTGTCTAAGGTATATACTATTATTGCATATCTGTTAttaaacaaacttaaacacatttataaatagtaaaaaaataattacacaatatattgttaaaactatttcagGCAATTATTGGATATAGTTTTGTCATCTGAATTTTCGAGGGTTTGGTCgctataatataagttttattttcgattcagatatgcatatatatgtaggtataaatTCCATTACAGACCTAAAGATACTAATCACATGAAAAGTTTCTAAGATACCCTTTACAAAGTTGCAAAACTTactacttttaaatgaaactagtattattcggatatacgacgcggattttattatttaaaaaactacacaatcccgacgtttcggttactttgcagcaaccgtgatcacgggcagacgagatgtgaatgtctgtcagttggtccttgttatttatcacctaccgccattgatttcttaattttctggcgtaccgctctggatgccagcagaatgcgcttacggtgtcttgaggtcctgcggtgtggttacggacatgggattttatatttttaagaacggggtcccaggtgtttgatagattccagccatcttctctattcaaattgggatgttttttaatttcaatagcctcgcgaattaatctcggtatatacttgtcttcccgagcgaggatttgaggtttatcaaaccgaatgtagtggcctgg encodes:
- the LOC133318896 gene encoding uncharacterized protein LOC133318896 — protein: MQLTGYVIFLTLCGFTIATKPFYDVYEAPKLFEKFMADYDKHYKDQIDTANHYNAFLASLVTINKGNRDSPLTTYDINHLADYTPEEIDSTLNGLKHN